In one Silene latifolia isolate original U9 population chromosome 10, ASM4854445v1, whole genome shotgun sequence genomic region, the following are encoded:
- the LOC141604731 gene encoding uncharacterized protein LOC141604731 has product MKMAQKVLFFDQDKSGIKAQKKSPLLMRMALVVMVMVSSVYICFNGSFNIINPIVFVIVDNNSNSNSPLNMKLLNNRENQDNFRHCSTINESESGFLHYPKPLTFSREECECNAVRGFAIVSMQRSGSGWFETMLNSHINVSSNGEIFSVKERRSNASTILKTLDQVYNLDWFTSASKNECSAAVGLKWMLNQGLMAHHEEIVKYMNRKGVSTIFLLRKNLLRRMVSMVANSYDRDAKLLNGTHKSHVHSPLEAQLLASYKPKINVTELRHKLKVEEVKIAKALEYFNSTRHMILYYEDLIANRTENLLKVQEFLGLPYRNLTSRQVKIHRGPMANQVENWDDIKIALNGTSHQSFLHDDYRR; this is encoded by the exons ATGAAAATGGCACAAAAAGTTTTGTTCTTTGACCAG GATAAATCAGGAATCAAAGCTCAGAAGAAATCACCATTACTAATGAGGATGGCATTAGTAGTAATGGTCATGGTTTCAagtgtttacatttgttttaatGGAAGTTTTAATATAATAAATCCAATTGTTTTTGTAATAGttgataataatagtaatagtaattctCCCCTTAATATGAAATTACTTAATAATCGCGAAAATCAGGATAATTTTCGGCATTGCTCAACTATAAATGAATCAGAATCTGGCTTTCTACATTACCCAAAACCTCTTACTTTTAGCAG GGAAGAATGCGAATGCAATGCAGTACGAGGATTTGCAATAGTGTCAATGCAGAGGTCAGGAAGCGGGTGGTTTGAGACGATGTTAAACAGCCACATTAATGTCAGCTCCAATGGTGAAATCTTTTCTGTTAAGGAAAGAAGGAGCAATGCTTCGACGATTCTAAAAACATTAGATCAAGTTTACAATCTTGATTGGTTCACTAGTGCCTCTAAGAATGAATGTTCTGCTGCTGTTGGCCTTAAGTGGATGCTTAATCAG GGTTTAATGGCGCACCATGAAGAAATAGTTAAGTACATGAACCGAAAGGGAGTGTCTACAATTTTCTTGTTGAGGAAGAACTTGTTGAGGAGAATGGTTTCGATGGTGGCGAATTCGTATGACCGAGATGCCAAGCTGCTTAATGGAACTCACAAATCTCATGTGCATTCCCCCTTGGAG GCTCAATTACTTGCAAGTTACAAGCCGAAAATCAATGTTACTGAACTAAGACACAAATTGAAGGTAGAAGAAGTAAAGATAGCGAAAGCCCTGGAGTATTTCAACAGCACCCGTCACATGATCCTCTATTACGAAGACCTAATCGCCAATCGAACA GAAAATCTATTAAAAGTCCAAGAGTTCCTCGGGTTGCCTTACCGAAATCTAACAAGCCGTCAGGTCAAAATACACAGAGGGCCGATGGCAAATCAAGTAGAGAATTGGGACGACATTAAAATCGCCCTCAACGGAACATCACACCAGAGTTTTCTTCATGATGATTACAGAAGATGA